The sequence AACCTGAAAAATACTCTCTTGCTGAACTATTGCCGGACCTGCCCATTCATTGATGAACTCCAATTGCCCAAGTCCTGCAGATTCGTAAAAGCCGGTGGTATAATTTTCAATAAGGCTATAACCTCCTTGGTTGATAACGGTATTGGCATCTGAGAGGGCAGCAGCGTAATCGGTGACATAGAAATGCATTTTGGCACGTAGGCTCAAGCTCGAAAAATAATCCAAAAAATAAAAGCGTTCGCCTTCTCTGGAAATTACGTTTCCATTTTGCAAGATAGCTATGGCCTCATCCATTTCAGAAAAAATGAAATCGAATACTTCACCTACTGAATTACGGGTCGGTTTGTTATCGATACCTGTTTCTGTCACTATTGGAACGCCAGGGTGCGACTGATCACTGGTTGCATTAAAATCTTGTGCAAACAGCTGAACCAGACAGAAATGGGCATACGCCCTTATAACTTTGGCCTCTGCCATTACTTGTGCTTTTACATCATCGGTGATATCAGAAGGCTTGTCTATATTTTCTAAAATGGCGTTCACATTATTGATCAAAATATAGGCGTCTTGCCAAAGCAGCGTAGTGGTACTTGCGTTGAGGTTCAATAAATAGGCATGTGGAAGCCTATCTGAATTTGCCCCTGCCGATTCCCTATCCGATGGAATCTTTCCATTATCAGAAGCGGCATCACCTATTACTGCAAAATCAGTTCCATAGATCCCTTTTAGTTTTAGGAAAGTGTATGCGCCGTTCAATGCTATGAGAATACCTTCTTGGGTCTCAAAAACACTTGATGAGGCTACGGCGGTTTCTGGCTCTACATCTAAATAGTCATCACAGCCCAATAGTACTAGAGCTGATATTAAGAATATAGCTTTGTATTTAAATATCGTTTTCATTGTTCTGCAATTTAAAATGATAGGTTAGCACTAAAAGTTATGGTACGAGGTACAGGATATTGTACGGAATCCGAGTCTGTAAACCTTGGATCAAAACCTGGGAAATCACTATGTGTCCACAAATTTTGTCCAGTAAGTCTAAATGAGATATTGCTCATGCCCAAGTTAGCGACCACTTTTTGGGGTAAAGTATAACCCAAACTTATGTTTTGTAATCGTATATATGAATTGTCATATAGGTATCGGGTGCTTTGAAATCCTCCGTTGGGATTGTTAATGATGGCTCTAGGTACATCGGTAATGTCACCTGGCTGCTGCCACCGGTTCAGGGCAATGGCCCATTGGTTTGCCGAAAAATTGGCACCGTCGGTGTTCAGTTCTTCACCAAGGTCAAAATACCCATCGGAGCCATAACTGTAAAAGAACATAAACGATAGTAAAATGCCGTTATAGTCGAA is a genomic window of Flagellimonas sp. CMM7 containing:
- a CDS encoding RagB/SusD family nutrient uptake outer membrane protein, whose product is MKTIFKYKAIFLISALVLLGCDDYLDVEPETAVASSSVFETQEGILIALNGAYTFLKLKGIYGTDFAVIGDAASDNGKIPSDRESAGANSDRLPHAYLLNLNASTTTLLWQDAYILINNVNAILENIDKPSDITDDVKAQVMAEAKVIRAYAHFCLVQLFAQDFNATSDQSHPGVPIVTETGIDNKPTRNSVGEVFDFIFSEMDEAIAILQNGNVISREGERFYFLDYFSSLSLRAKMHFYVTDYAAALSDANTVINQGGYSLIENYTTGFYESAGLGQLEFINEWAGPAIVQQESIFQVYVNEAGAATTTNRSIIDIYTSNNGNAAHAIPNDLFNLYEAGDIRLNWYKIENTDQHVFKYPGEFGAAPDDTPFSVIRLTELVLMKAEIEARNGQETLARNLVNQITARANASAIVSSGDQLIEDIITERRKELAYEGNRLFDLKRLQRGFTRNDCSAEICTITYPSDLYAWPIPQAELNGNPNLNQNEGY